The following nucleotide sequence is from Cricetulus griseus strain 17A/GY chromosome 9, alternate assembly CriGri-PICRH-1.0, whole genome shotgun sequence.
gtgtgtgtctgtgtgtgtgtgtctgtgagtgtgtctgtctgtgtatgtgtctgtgtgtgtgtgtctgtgtgtgtgtgtgtgtgagtgtctgtgtgtgtgtgtgtgtgtgtctgtgtgtgtgtgtgtgtctgtgtgtgtgtgtgtctgtgtgtgtgtctgtgtgtgtgtgtctgtgtgtgtgtgtgtgtgtgtgtgtgtgtgtgagaccctggCCCTCGCCCTCCTTGTCTGGGTTTCCGTCCCTTTCTCTAGATTTCTTCCAGCGCTCCAGGGACTCACCACAACCGCCTACTGCCATCCTTAGTCCCTGCCAGGCTGGTCGAGCCCGGCTTGGATTCCTGCCCTTCCAGTCTAGCTCCaggggaggaagacaggaggaggTGGGCACTGGCCTGAGGCTCTATTCCCTTCTTTGATTCAGGCATTAACATCTACCAGCCGGCGCCCCCTACGGGTCCCACCCGGAAACCCCTGACGGACCTGGGTAAGCATTGCGGGGCTGCTCTGCCAGGGAGGATGGAGCCCCTCAAGGAATGATGTCTCACCAACCCTTCGTCCTCCCCACTGGCCAGGTAATTTCCGCGGATGGTACATTACTACCGAGAACCTCCAGGGGCCCCTCAGGTGAGTTGCACAGGGCCTGGGGATGGGGTGGAATTAGGTGCCTTCCGTCCTCCAGCCTTCTTTGCTGTGTGTGGCTCCTGCAGGGGGACCTCTCTTTCTTGCTCTGGTGACAGGGTTAGTCATAACACAATGCCTATGAAACATGCAACATAGGCACCCAAGAATTCTGACCAGCACACAGCACAGTAGGTGTTTGATAACCCTTACTCTCATCCGGAGAGAGTCACCAGGGTCCTCTATTAACCCCAGTCCGGCTCCTGAGTTGTAGTTGAGAGGGTGTATGTAATTCAGGGGCTCAGAAtcaaatccctttttttttttttaaatttggtgggtttttgttttgtttttgctttactGATTAAACTTAAACTAAACAAATCTCTAGGACTGAGTGTaaaccccagcccctcactggggaattctaggcaggggctctacccctgagccatgcccccagcccctcactggggggattctaggcaggggctccaccactaAGTCACACCCATAACCCCTCAActaggggattctaggcaggggctctactaCTAAGTCACACCCCTAGTCCTCTTTTTACTCCCccccctttttactttttattttgagacaggatcccactaAGTTGCCTAAGTATGCCTGAAACTTCCAGTTCTCTAACTCAGCCAATAGAGTGGCCGAGATTCCAGGCCTGGTTGAAATCTTCTAAAGTGTCAGTTTTCTTCTGGAACAAAGGCTTGTGTACATTCCCCTCCAGGGTCTCCTAGGAACCAAGGACTGTCAGGCTCTCacgtgtggggtggggagagggtctCCTGCTGTCACTAGAGCCCTGTGACCCTACTTCCTCCTCCCTGGGAGACCTCAGGATTGTGGAACTACCAGACAGACCCATTTCCTCTTGTTTCTCTGCAGCTGGACCGTGAAGGAACAGTGTGTGAACCTGCTGGCCAAGAAGCTTTGGGAAGAACTGCTGGATGACGAGCAGCCTGACATCACCGTCATGGACTGGTGTGCCCCGCCCTGCCTGACTTCTCTGCCCTGCCTGGCTGCCTGATCATGGCCATTCAGGCTTCCTAGACTTCAGGCTTCCCTGTTTCCCAGGGCCTGAGCCCCTCATCAACACCCCTTGACACTATGtcccatcccccacacacacaccacgcctCCTGTCCGGCCTCCTCTGgatctttgtatatttgtatCTTTCCGGTGTCAACTGGGTGGGGTCCCTCTGGATCAGGCTGTTCCTTTATCTCCCGAAGCCTTTGCCCCTCTGTGATGCCCAGATTCATTCCCCTCTTAAGGGGTAGTTTCCCAAAGCTACCCCAGTTATAGGAAGGGTCCTTTACCCCAACGCCCTGCATTCTCCCCTGCACCCTCACTTTGCTCTTTCCCTCTGCCTGTACCCCATCTCACCTTGATTTCTGCCTGCTCCTGCCATCTACATACGTAGAGAGTGACAGTGACGTTTCTGCTCCCCCACTGGACagggcatggggctggagagttgtgTGATGGGGCCCAGGACCAGGGCTTGGGGCTGAGATGGCGTGACAGCTGTATGGCGGTGACAGCCTGACCCTCCTCCATCCAGGTTCGAGGACAGCCGCCTGGACCAGTGTGTTTATGAGCTGCATGTCTGGCTCCTGGCCGCTGACCGCCGCACAGTCATTGCCCAGCACCACGTGGCCCCTCGGACCAATGGGAGAGGTCCCCCTGGCCATTGGGTTCAGGTGAGATGCCCTGCCAGGTCCTGCCCGCGCAGGTGTTCTTTCCCAAGACCTTgggcagggggaggagggagagcaggCTGTGGCAACCTGCTGCGACTTTGTCCCCAACCCTGGGCCGCCACAGGTGTCCCACGTCTTCCGGCAGTACGGTCCCGGAGTACGCTACGTCCACTTCCAGCACAAGGCCAAGAACCGCATGGAGGCTGGCGGGCTGCGGAGGACAAGGGTGACCGACTCCTCCGTGTCCGTGCAGCTCCGGGAGTGACCACTGGCCAGGCTCTCCAAGTCTGTCATCATCCTTTGGAAGGGTGTTTGTCACCTCCGAGCCCTTAGCCTTTCCGTGATGCAActgcttcctgcttctccctgtgtgtgcgcgcgcgtgcttAGCCAATCTGACCCCTGCTCACCCCTGACCCCTCCTTACCTCCCTGACCCTTGTTCACCCCTGACCCCTTCTGCTCCCTCACCCCTTCTTATCCTTCatacccttccttcccttcctgatCCTCAGCCCCTGTCTCCATCGCCCCCTGGCCCCACCTGGctcccttctctcctcagctCCCCCCTAACAATTTCTCCCTGCCCACGTCTCTCAGATCTTGCTTGGCCCCTGGGGTCTTCTTTGACATCTTCACATCTCCCTGGGGCTGCTCCTTGCAAACCACTGCTGGTCTCATAGTAGGTGTTCAATAAAGCTTCCGTGAGTGACTGTAAGAACACACATGTGCTCTGAAAGGCTGAGTGTCCCCTGGTCGTTGCTCCTTAGAGCCTCCCTCAGTTCCCGTCTCCCCAGTCACAGATCCTTGACTTCTGGGCAATTCTGCGACCTCTGGATCTTTTACATTGAcggtgacctctgacctcttttCGCAATGCTTGGAATCAACCTCGGGTTCTTTTGCGTGTTCTGGATAGGTTTTCTACCACTGAAATATATCCCCAgagctctttttatttattgaaattctGAGACAGGCTCTAGCTAAGTGGCCCAGCCTGGTTATAATTTTCAGTCCTCTGCCTCAACCTTTTTCCAGTAGCTGAGGTTACAGGTCGTCTGCACCATGGGGCCTAGCCTGACCTCTATTTGTTCtaccttctaccttgtgggtcttggggatcgaactcaggtcatcgggaTTGATAGCAGGCCGCTTTGGCTGCGGATCCATCTCAGAGGCCCCCGACAGCCCATCTTTttatatccccccccccccgctgtgtATGTCCCTGAAGTATTCCCACTGACCCATTCTCCCTCATCCCTTAACTCTTAGACTCTCCCCAAATCCCAGGCCTGTCTCCAGCTCACCCTGGATTTCATTCATATCTCTCTGCCCAGGACACTGAGTCTCCCCCCATCCCTAGAGTCACCCAAACCAGATAGCCATTAAGAGCCCTCATGCCTGAGGCAAAGGTGAAGCAGAGCTCACAACCTGAACAGAAACATAAATTTGAACTAAAGTGTCTTCCATGTGTCAGACAGGAAACATTAAATGTAATTAACAACCCAGAgtcaaacctgtaatcccagctactaaGGAGGCCGAGGTAAAGGGGTCTCAAGTTAAAAGATACTCTGGGCAAtttaatgagaccctgtcctcaaatgaaaagtaaagagagggctgtgggtgtggctcagggtagagcccctgcctagaatcccctcag
It contains:
- the Nccrp1 gene encoding F-box only protein 50 isoform X2; this encodes MEKPQDRDALSGGMEAEGTQNSEELPPTPQSPPPPPSPRSPLSPETPELPQPKAPTEVEARQLLLEEWGPLSGKLELPPSLSWKLLFLERPLYRNLLSSPNPEGINIYQPAPPTGPTRKPLTDLGNFRGWYITTENLQGPLSWTVKEQCVNLLAKKLWEELLDDEQPDITVMDWFEDSRLDQCVYELHVWLLAADRRTVIAQHHVAPRTNGRGPPGHWVQVSHVFRQYGPGVRYVHFQHKAKNRMEAGGLRRTRVTDSSVSVQLRE